A window from Elusimicrobiota bacterium encodes these proteins:
- a CDS encoding tail fiber domain-containing protein produces the protein MALNVRNALGSPMQAVKASRFGSSSSSPCLVLGTKYNGTTVAINYDPIKNTSGSFTGDGRELLLRNGFVILTPNSAETGFHKIMTVTDGNVSMESAYNQTTASAANVNVDATGNLKRSTSSARYKTDIKPYEKGMEHLEKLNPVSFKSLKEEDGREFAGLIAEEVDALGMKEFVEYDKDGRPDALYYQNMIALLINSVKELKARLDKAGIK, from the coding sequence ATGGCACTGAATGTGAGAAACGCTCTCGGTTCCCCTATGCAAGCCGTCAAAGCATCAAGATTTGGTTCCAGTTCATCTTCCCCGTGTCTTGTCCTTGGAACTAAATACAACGGGACCACAGTGGCTATAAATTACGATCCAATCAAAAACACAAGTGGGAGTTTCACAGGTGATGGTAGGGAATTATTACTTAGAAATGGGTTTGTAATCTTGACGCCGAATTCGGCGGAAACCGGATTCCATAAAATCATGACAGTGACGGATGGTAATGTGAGCATGGAAAGCGCATATAACCAAACAACCGCAAGCGCGGCAAATGTAAACGTCGATGCGACGGGTAACCTTAAAAGGTCCACATCATCCGCCCGATATAAAACAGACATTAAGCCATATGAAAAAGGCATGGAACACCTTGAGAAACTAAACCCTGTATCGTTTAAATCATTGAAAGAAGAAGACGGGCGGGAATTCGCTGGGCTCATAGCCGAAGAAGTGGACGCCTTAGGGATGAAAGAGTTTGTCGAGTATGACAAAGATGGAAGGCCGGATGCCTTGTATTACCAGAACATGATCGCCCTACTGATTAATTCAGTCAAGGAATTGAAAGCGCGGCTTGATAAAGCCGGGATAAAGTAA